In one Alnus glutinosa chromosome 12, dhAlnGlut1.1, whole genome shotgun sequence genomic region, the following are encoded:
- the LOC133851595 gene encoding transcription factor MYB78-like — protein MAGHVKTGCGSAEQLTHDDGTDMIRRGPWTAEEDSMLNTYVTIHGEGRWNSVARCAGLKRTGKSCRLRWLNYLRPDVRRGNISLKEQLLILELHSRWGNRWSKIAQFLPGRTDNEIKNYWRTRVQKQAKQLKCDVNSKQFRDAMRYVWIPRMMERIRAASDPYSDQPAAAYSADHCPNNRTAGVTPSQAHAFGTDPVDPHLMPAISVTSSDSSEAQAVSDLTECCDLSGGNYPDNPQNRSFSCQPGLDIQAFEHSNGWFDGGDSSWDGLWSDENMWFLQQQLCDVV, from the exons ATGGCGGGTCACGTGAAAACAGGTTGTGGGTCTGCCGAGCAGCTGACTCATGACGACGGCACGGACATGATCCGGAGAGGTCCGTGGACAGCTGAAGAGGACTCCATGCTCAACACTTATGTCACCATCCACGGCGAGGGTCGCTGGAATTCCGTCGCTCGCTGCGCAG GTCTGAAGCGAACCGGAAAAAGCTGCAGATTAAGATGGTTGAACTACTTGCGGCCTGATGTTAGGCGTGGAAATATCAGCCTCAAAGAACAGCTATTGATTCTTGAGCTCCATTCTCGCTGGGGaaatag GTGGTCCAAAATAGCACAATTTTTGCCTGGAAGAACAGACAATGAGATAAAAAACTATTGGAGAACAAGGGTCCAAAAGCAGGCTAAGCAGCTCAAATGTGACGTCAATAGCAAACAGTTTAGAGACGCCATGCGTTACGTATGGATCCCCCGGATGATGGAGCGAATCCGGGCTGCATCCGACCCCTACTCAGATCAACCCGCTGCCGCATATAGCGCTGATCACTGCCCCAATAACCGCACGGCTGGGGTCACCCCAAGTCAAGCCCACGCCTTTGGGACAGACCCGGTTGACCCGCATTTAATGCCCGCAATATCGGTTACTTCATCGGATTCATCGGAGGCCCAAGCAGTTTCGGATCTAACCGAATGTTGCGATTTGTCGGGTGGCAATTACCCGGATAATCCACAAAACAGGTCGTTTTCATGCCAGCCGGGCTTGGATATCCAAGCATTTGAGCATAGTAATGGATGGTTTGATGGTGGGGACTCATCGTGGGATGGCTTGTGGAGCGACGAAAATATGTGGTTTTTGCAACAGCAGCTTTGTGATGTAGTCTAA